The proteins below are encoded in one region of Syntrophotalea carbinolica DSM 2380:
- the cysK gene encoding cysteine synthase A translates to MPAVISQNPLGQIHHTPLVRLNRLTGPNSAAVWGKMEASNPGGSVKDRIALAMVEDAEQRGQLKPGATLIEPTSGNTGIGLALVCAVKGYKLVLTMPETMSIERRRLLTAYGAELVLTPGGQGMRGAVSRAEELSAQHGYYMPMQFSNPANPRIHEKTTGPEIIAALEGQVDGFVAGVGTGGTITGVGRALRSHNPQAQIVAVEPAASPVLSGGTPGLHKIQGIGAGFIPEVLDTAIYQEVMTVSDEDAYNTTRRLAREEGLFVGISAGANVFAALQLAERLGPGKNVVTVLCDTGERYLSVGLFD, encoded by the coding sequence ATGCCGGCCGTTATCAGCCAAAACCCCCTTGGACAGATTCATCACACCCCCCTGGTTCGTCTCAACCGCCTGACCGGTCCGAACAGTGCCGCCGTCTGGGGCAAAATGGAAGCCTCCAACCCCGGAGGCAGCGTTAAAGACCGTATCGCCCTGGCCATGGTTGAGGATGCCGAACAACGCGGCCAGCTCAAGCCCGGCGCCACCCTGATCGAACCGACCAGCGGCAATACCGGTATCGGCCTGGCGCTGGTATGCGCAGTCAAGGGATACAAGCTGGTTCTGACCATGCCCGAAACCATGAGTATCGAACGCCGCCGGCTGCTTACGGCCTACGGTGCCGAACTGGTTCTGACGCCGGGTGGTCAGGGGATGCGCGGCGCCGTTTCCCGCGCCGAGGAACTGTCCGCGCAACACGGCTATTATATGCCCATGCAGTTCAGCAACCCCGCCAATCCACGGATACATGAAAAAACCACCGGCCCCGAGATCATTGCCGCCCTGGAAGGTCAGGTCGACGGCTTTGTCGCCGGCGTCGGTACCGGCGGCACCATTACCGGAGTCGGACGGGCGCTTCGCAGTCATAATCCCCAGGCGCAGATCGTCGCCGTGGAACCAGCTGCATCACCGGTATTGTCCGGCGGCACCCCCGGCCTGCACAAAATCCAGGGGATCGGTGCCGGCTTTATCCCCGAGGTCCTCGATACGGCCATTTACCAGGAAGTCATGACTGTCAGCGATGAGGATGCCTACAACACCACGCGCCGGCTGGCGCGGGAAGAAGGTCTGTTCGTGGGGATTTCCGCAGGCGCCAATGTCTTCGCCGCCCTGCAGCTCGCCGAGCGCCTCGGTCCCGGCAAAAACGTGGTCACGGTTTTATGCGATACCGGCGAACGCTACCTTTCCGTCGGCCTGTTTGACTGA
- the larE gene encoding ATP-dependent sacrificial sulfur transferase LarE, which yields MPPDARYAKLLELLKNLGTAAVAFSGGVDSTLLLHAALEALGSDNVLAITVTSPFFPAWEQRDSQRFARQMGACQILVPCDLLSLPEVVRNDALRCYHCKKALFGLCLKTARQQGFNLMLDGTNLDDEDDYRPGHKAALELGVRSPLAEVGLNKEDIRRLSRHYDLPTWNRPAFACLASRIPYGTRIEASRLAQIETCETALRSLGFDGARARHHGDTVRIEIDPALFPALLDPTTRLTIIERAKAASFAYVSLDLEGYRTGSLNETLRRPDP from the coding sequence ATGCCTCCAGATGCCCGCTATGCGAAACTTTTAGAGCTTCTGAAAAACCTCGGCACCGCAGCGGTCGCCTTTTCGGGCGGTGTCGACTCGACCTTGCTGCTGCACGCCGCCCTGGAGGCCCTCGGTAGCGACAACGTTCTTGCCATCACCGTCACCTCGCCCTTTTTCCCTGCCTGGGAGCAACGCGACAGCCAGCGCTTCGCCCGGCAAATGGGCGCATGCCAGATCCTCGTCCCATGCGACCTATTGAGCCTGCCGGAGGTCGTCCGCAACGATGCGCTACGCTGCTACCATTGTAAAAAAGCGCTTTTCGGACTTTGCCTGAAAACGGCCCGGCAGCAGGGTTTCAACCTGATGCTGGATGGGACCAACCTTGACGACGAAGACGATTATCGACCCGGCCACAAGGCCGCTCTCGAATTGGGGGTACGTTCGCCCCTGGCCGAAGTCGGCCTGAACAAGGAGGATATTCGCCGTCTCAGCCGGCACTACGACCTGCCGACCTGGAACCGACCGGCGTTTGCCTGTCTGGCTTCGCGGATTCCTTACGGTACCCGCATCGAGGCCAGCCGGCTTGCACAGATAGAGACATGCGAGACGGCACTGCGCAGCCTAGGATTTGACGGCGCACGCGCACGTCACCACGGCGATACGGTGCGCATCGAAATCGATCCTGCCTTATTTCCCGCCCTGCTCGACCCGACGACCCGCCTGACCATCATCGAAAGGGCCAAAGCCGCCAGCTTTGCCTACGTATCCCTCGACCTGGAAGGCTATCGCACCGGCAGCCTCAACGAAACCTTGCGGCGTCCAGACCCGTAA